From one Ursus arctos isolate Adak ecotype North America unplaced genomic scaffold, UrsArc2.0 scaffold_26, whole genome shotgun sequence genomic stretch:
- the BID gene encoding BH3-interacting domain death agonist yields the protein MDCKVSNGPGLQDEHITNLLVFGFLQNCSNSNFHKELEVLGREVSMPAYLPEDYDDGLQTDGNRCSYFLESGERDSQGQEEIIQDIARQLAQIGDDMDHSIHPGLMNNLAMQFMNVNLSEEDRRKSLAAALEQVMQTYPMDMEEEKTMLILAMLLAKKVADHTPSLLRDVFRTTVNFINQNLFTYVRNLVRNEMD from the exons ATGGATTGTAAG GTCAGCAATGGTCCAGGCCTCCAGGATGAACACATCACAAACCTGCTGGTGTTTGGCTTCCTCCAAAACTGCTCCAACTCTAATTTCCACAAAGAGTTGGAGGTGCTGGGCCGTGAAGTGTCCATGCCAGCTTACCTGCCGGAGGACTACGACGACGGGCTGCAGACAGACGGCAACCGGTGCAGCTACTTCCTGGAAAGTGGGGAGAGAG ATTCTCAGGGTCAAGAAGAAATCATCCAGGATATCGCCAGGCAGCTCGCCCAAATAGGGGACGATATGGATCACAGCATCCACCCAGGACTCATGAATAACCTGGCAATGCAGTTTATGAATGTGAACCTGTCGGAAGAA GACAGAAGGAAGTCCCTCGCCGCTGCGCTGGAGCAGGTCATGCAGACTTACCCTATGGACATGGAGGAGGAGAAGACCATGCTGATATTGGCCATGCTCTTGGCCAAAAAGGTGGCTGATCACACACCATCCTTGCTCCGTGATGTCTTTCGCACAACAGTGAACTTTATTAACCAGAATTTGTTCACCTACGTGAGGAACTTAGTCAGAAAT GAGATGGACTGA